In the Candidatus Caldatribacterium sp. genome, one interval contains:
- a CDS encoding DUF190 domain-containing protein, with protein sequence MKLPEEGVLLRIFIGEADTYKGRPLYEQIVLKTRELNLAGATVVRGIMGFGANSRLYTAKILRLSEDLPVVIEVVDTKENIDKLLPLLDEVVKEGLITMERVTVIKYTHSASGREQPVR encoded by the coding sequence ATGAAGCTACCTGAAGAAGGGGTGCTCTTGAGAATCTTCATCGGAGAGGCGGACACGTACAAAGGAAGGCCTCTCTACGAACAGATTGTCCTGAAGACAAGGGAACTGAATCTTGCAGGGGCAACCGTTGTTCGGGGAATCATGGGTTTTGGAGCCAATAGCCGGCTGTACACGGCAAAGATTCTTCGCCTCTCGGAAGACCTCCCTGTTGTCATCGAAGTTGTGGATACGAAAGAAAACATCGACAAGCTCCTGCCGCTTCTCGATGAAGTGGTAAAGGAGGGGTTGATTACGATGGAAAGGGTGACGGTCATCAAGTACACGCACAGCGCCTCAGGCAGAGAGCAACCCGTACGGTAG